The following proteins are encoded in a genomic region of Bombus pyrosoma isolate SC7728 linkage group LG1, ASM1482585v1, whole genome shotgun sequence:
- the LOC122568672 gene encoding thrombospondin type-1 domain-containing protein 4-like isoform X6 — protein sequence MVLYQEPNPGIVYRYIIPGSAPSPNIHLGHKPVSNKAGEPILSAIPHRKIDVGSTNDGTQAYLPRRYKKRKFFWKASGYTECSRTCGGGVQMLRYVCTREHTQAPVPDKRCHTLEKPRETQVKCNTTPCPPKWRAGPWGVCSVTCGSGNRLRDVECVQEITPSLVMRIADGACTEPNILPTTEICEMPQCEFDTKAATTTLPPPQWSVGTWSSCSTTCGPGKRTRTATCVTHGPSCDLEVKPITQDACDLGPCSIKSPQTNAISTRLQSPQWLYSEWSDGCSAECGVGLQTRKIFCEKSPEEGFCDQSTRPETSRTCSSNRTCSGQWFTGPWTACSTECDSGEQVREVVCITILRGSLRVVLDMNCPANKPETRRSCSGPPCTSSWFISDWTECSRSCGKGIQKREVRCLNREGQPPEHHELHCKEKDRPIFRRTCNDYPCKDDVHRSENQHTVLQVQNDPEISNVLEENPLCKDSTTNCNLVAQARLCTYQFYHQLCCQSCSKKQEFE from the exons ATG gTTTTGTACCAAGAACCGAATCCTGGGATTGTATATCGATACATTATCCCTGGAAGTGCACCATCTCCAAACATTCATCTTGGGCATAAACCag tttctaACAAAGCTGGTGAACCCATTTTATCGGCGATACCTCATAGGAA aATAGATGTTGGTTCTACTAATGATGGAACGCAAGCATATCTTCCAAGACGatacaaaaaaaggaaattctttTGGAAAGCAAGCGGTTATACCGAGTGTAGTAGAACTTGTGGTGGAG gTGTCCAAATGTTGAGGTATGTATGTACAAGAGAACACACGCAGGCTCCAGTGCCTGACAAGAGATGTCATACGTTGGAAAAGCCACGAGAAACTCAAGTAAAATGCAATACTACACCTTGTCCTCCCAA aTGGAGAGCCGGTCCGTGGGGTGTTTGTTCGGTTACGTGCGGTAGCGGTAATCGTCTGAGAGACGTGGAATGCGTGCAAGAAATAACGCCATCACTAGTAATGAGAATAGCTGATGGTGCCTGCACGGAGCCGAATATTCTTCCTACTACCGAGATTTGCGAAATGCCACAGTGTGAATTCGATACGAAAGCAGCGACGACAACTTTACCGCCACCACAATGGAGCGTGGGCACATGGTCGTCG TGCTCCACAACTTGTGGTCCAGGTAAAAGAACAAGAACTGCAACCTGCGTCACTCACGGACCTTCGTGTGATCTCGAAGTGAAGCCTATTACTCAAGATGCTTGTGATTTGGGACCTTGTTCCATTAAATCACCGCAAACAAACGCCATTTCAACTAGACTTCAAAGTCCACAATGGTTGTACAGTGAATGGTCTGATGGG TGCTCAGCCGAATGTGGAGTCGGCTTGCAGACGAGGAAGATCTTCTGTGAAAAAAGTCCAGAGGAAGGATTTTGCGACCAATCGACAAGACCAGAAACATCAAGAACCTGTTCCAGCAACAGAACCTGTAGTGGACAATGGTTTACGGGACCCTGGACCGCG TGTTCTACAGAATGTGATTCAGGCGAACAAGTTAGAGAAGTGGTGTGCATAACGATACTTCGTGGGTCGCTCCGCGTTGTTCTGGACATGAACTGTCCCGCAAACAAACCGGAAACGAGAAGATCCTGCAGCGGTCCACCTTGTACATCCTCGTGGTTTATATCAGATTGGACAGAA TGTTCTCGATCGTGCGGAAAAGGCATTCAAAAGAGAGAAGTAAGGTGTTTGAACAGAGAAGGTCAACCACCTGAGCATCACGAGCTTCATTGTAAGGAAAAGGATCGTCCTATATTTCGACGAACCTGCAACGATTATCCTTGTAAGGACGACGTTCACAGATCTGAAAATCAACATACAGTCCTGCAAGTTCAAAACGATCCAGAAATCTCAAATG tTCTCGAGGAAAATCCACTTTGCAAGGACAGTACGACAAATTGCAACTTAGTGGCGCAAGCACGACTCTGCACTTACCAGTTTTATCACCAACTGTGCTGTCAATCGTGTTCCAAGAAGCAAGAATTCGAATGA
- the LOC122568672 gene encoding thrombospondin type-1 domain-containing protein 4-like isoform X4: MRGNFCYLPAVKLQDGSYLFNGNYSISLSGKYQAAGTTFVYFRQGSQNLESFSAIGPLEEPIDVMVLYQEPNPGIVYRYIIPGSAPSPNIHLGHKPVSNKAGEPILSAIPHRKIDVGSTNDGTQAYLPRRYKKRKFFWKASGYTECSRTCGGGVQMLRYVCTREHTQAPVPDKRCHTLEKPRETQVKCNTTPCPPKWRAGPWGVCSVTCGSGNRLRDVECVQEITPSLVMRIADGACTEPNILPTTEICEMPQCEFDTKAATTTLPPPQWSVGTWSSCSTTCGPGKRTRTATCVTHGPSCDLEVKPITQDACDLGPCSIKSPQTNAISTRLQSPQWLYSEWSDGCSAECGVGLQTRKIFCEKSPEEGFCDQSTRPETSRTCSSNRTCSGQWFTGPWTACSTECDSGEQVREVVCITILRGSLRVVLDMNCPANKPETRRSCSGPPCTSSWFISDWTECSRSCGKGIQKREVRCLNREGQPPEHHELHCKEKDRPIFRRTCNDYPCKDDVHRSENQHTVLQVQNDPEISNVLEENPLCKDSTTNCNLVAQARLCTYQFYHQLCCQSCSKKQEFE, from the exons TTTGGAAAGTTTCTCTGCCATTGGACCATTAGAAGAACCTATTGATGTTATG gTTTTGTACCAAGAACCGAATCCTGGGATTGTATATCGATACATTATCCCTGGAAGTGCACCATCTCCAAACATTCATCTTGGGCATAAACCag tttctaACAAAGCTGGTGAACCCATTTTATCGGCGATACCTCATAGGAA aATAGATGTTGGTTCTACTAATGATGGAACGCAAGCATATCTTCCAAGACGatacaaaaaaaggaaattctttTGGAAAGCAAGCGGTTATACCGAGTGTAGTAGAACTTGTGGTGGAG gTGTCCAAATGTTGAGGTATGTATGTACAAGAGAACACACGCAGGCTCCAGTGCCTGACAAGAGATGTCATACGTTGGAAAAGCCACGAGAAACTCAAGTAAAATGCAATACTACACCTTGTCCTCCCAA aTGGAGAGCCGGTCCGTGGGGTGTTTGTTCGGTTACGTGCGGTAGCGGTAATCGTCTGAGAGACGTGGAATGCGTGCAAGAAATAACGCCATCACTAGTAATGAGAATAGCTGATGGTGCCTGCACGGAGCCGAATATTCTTCCTACTACCGAGATTTGCGAAATGCCACAGTGTGAATTCGATACGAAAGCAGCGACGACAACTTTACCGCCACCACAATGGAGCGTGGGCACATGGTCGTCG TGCTCCACAACTTGTGGTCCAGGTAAAAGAACAAGAACTGCAACCTGCGTCACTCACGGACCTTCGTGTGATCTCGAAGTGAAGCCTATTACTCAAGATGCTTGTGATTTGGGACCTTGTTCCATTAAATCACCGCAAACAAACGCCATTTCAACTAGACTTCAAAGTCCACAATGGTTGTACAGTGAATGGTCTGATGGG TGCTCAGCCGAATGTGGAGTCGGCTTGCAGACGAGGAAGATCTTCTGTGAAAAAAGTCCAGAGGAAGGATTTTGCGACCAATCGACAAGACCAGAAACATCAAGAACCTGTTCCAGCAACAGAACCTGTAGTGGACAATGGTTTACGGGACCCTGGACCGCG TGTTCTACAGAATGTGATTCAGGCGAACAAGTTAGAGAAGTGGTGTGCATAACGATACTTCGTGGGTCGCTCCGCGTTGTTCTGGACATGAACTGTCCCGCAAACAAACCGGAAACGAGAAGATCCTGCAGCGGTCCACCTTGTACATCCTCGTGGTTTATATCAGATTGGACAGAA TGTTCTCGATCGTGCGGAAAAGGCATTCAAAAGAGAGAAGTAAGGTGTTTGAACAGAGAAGGTCAACCACCTGAGCATCACGAGCTTCATTGTAAGGAAAAGGATCGTCCTATATTTCGACGAACCTGCAACGATTATCCTTGTAAGGACGACGTTCACAGATCTGAAAATCAACATACAGTCCTGCAAGTTCAAAACGATCCAGAAATCTCAAATG tTCTCGAGGAAAATCCACTTTGCAAGGACAGTACGACAAATTGCAACTTAGTGGCGCAAGCACGACTCTGCACTTACCAGTTTTATCACCAACTGTGCTGTCAATCGTGTTCCAAGAAGCAAGAATTCGAATGA